CTTCAAATGGTGTGAAGAAGAATGGGTCTGTTAGCTTCATGGACTCGGAAAATTTGGATAAGCACGCACCAATGAAGCTTAGATCATTAGGTCTACATGTCATAACAGGTATTTTGGCTTCTTTTTAGATAATGCATAACACATAAATTCTTCATTTATCATATGAAGAAACATTTATCAGAaggctttttatttttaatctgtCTGGGAGATCTACTATCCTATTTCCTTTCTTTCAACAGTTTTCTTGTCATGTCTGTTAGTTTGTTGTTATTCTATCGAAGCaaatattcttcaaatttaACTTTGGAATGATTCTTCAAAAAATGTTGTGATTCATTGCAAAACTGCGGCGGTTTcctttattataaatattttatttcaaaaactaaaaaacaccATCTTTGATATTTGTTTCTCCGCAGGTGTTGGCAATCACAGCCGAGGACAAGCTGCTCTTCCTACAGCTGTAAGAAGTTTCCTCAGTGAAAACAGGTGGAACATACTGATACTTTGCTAAAATTCATATCAATCTAACTGTTATAACATATAGTGTAATGCCATCCTTACTTTTTTTGTGTAAGTTTAGAAAGATAGAAGGTTTACATTGGCACTTATTATTTGTTCATTTGTATTGTTCTGCAGATACCGTATTGAGGAGACGAGACCAGGAGTGATCACAGTGTGGCCCAAGTTTCGCCAGAGTTAATGACAAGCATGTATTCTTATACTATTGAGTTATGAGTATTCTTGTGAAGATCTGAAAGTTTGTATACATTGTGTAATTTTACCATGTATTTCTCCTTACTGGAGTTACATATTATAATATGCAGTGGGGAGATTTAATTATACATGTAATAGTCTTTACCTGTCCATTTGTAATAAGATGTTTCTCTTAGCTTTGGAAACTATATgtcttttaattatatatttatgggaATTACTTGTTATAAGAGAATAAATCGATTACACTCCATTGTATATGAACTCAATTGACAGGCAAAACATGAATTCAATTGACATGTGTATGTGAACTCAATTTACATAAAAATCCAAGAATCTTGATCTTGGTAATGATAATCTAATAGCTAGCTTGGATTTCAAATTGTATTCTAAAATTGAAGTTAATATGAATTGTTCAATCTCTTAACTAATCTATCCATCAACTGATGCGGCGATTGCACGGTTTTGCAACCTTCTTTAAGAATACTTTGCAATCttttgagtttattttaaaatagctTTTGATGAGAAATATATTGGGAATTACTATTGCAAAGAAAAGATCAAGATATTGTAAATGCTATGACATTCGTTAAAGTGTCAAAGGCAAGATAGCAAAACATGAGAGAAGATGGTTGGTGTAATGTTGAAACAGTTTCAAACTTGCATCACTTTCAAGTTGAAGTATTTTATCAAGTGATTGACAAAAAACTTCAAGAGCTTAATAACAGATTTACAGAGGTGAATAGTCAATTGCTTATTTCTGTAGCAAGCTTAAATCCACAAGATTCATTTTTTGCATTTGACAAGGAAAAATTGATTAATATGGCTCAATTTTATTCGTCGGAATTTTCTTCTGTGGAGCTTTTTGGACTTGAACTTGACAATCAACTTGAAAATTATATCATGGATGTTCGTTCTGGTGAATAATTTTCTAATTTACATGGAATTAGTGATCTTTCAGGAATGATggtcaaaactaaaaaacacaTTGCTTATCCAATGGTGTATTTACGTCTGAAGTTAGCATTACTTTTGCATGTGACAACTGCAACAGTTGAAAGGAGTTTCTCTGCAATGAATTTTGTGAAGAATCAAATGCACAACCGTATGAGGGATGActttttgaataattatttgGTCACATACATAGAGAGTGAGATAGTTGATAGtgttgaaaatgataaaatatgcaTTCCCGTTGAGAGCAATTGTAATTCTTGAATTCATATCGGTACATTTTTTGTTATCTTTGTGTTGTAGTACTTTGGTGCCCTACTAGTTTCTCCGGTTGTTTTTTAAGAATTTGGTGTTTACTAGTACTTTAATTGGTGTAATTTTTTGTTATCTTTATGCTATAGTACATCAGTGCCATGTTAGTACTCTGGTTGTTTTTTTAACAGTTTGATTAAATTGGTTTTGTGAAGTTTTATTCCTTTTTACCCATTAGTATAAGATTTATAATCTTTTCCTCTCATCTTTACctcaataaaattaacaaaaacttAAAATGACCAAATCATGTCATTATCAAGTATCAACCAATTCAAAATCGACAACtgtaaaatcaaattcaacataAAATTATCCAAACCAGTTCTCAGATTTCAAATCAAACCCTAAAAGTCAATCGATCTAGCATCTAACAATAAAGCAGATATAAATCGGAATCCATATTACAACAACACAATGAAAACGCAATAAAAAATCACGAAATTAACGAGATCTGTTTAGAAATCTATCTACCTGACTGAATTTTGTTTGGAGCTGAGTGTTAACATCATCGAAAGCGCGACGAAGATTGAAGAATTCACGGCGAGCTTCATCGGAGACGAGAAGCTCTTAAATGTTAATATCTCTACAAATAGTAAAGGGATGTTTATCATGTCACTTCTAATCTAACTTGTATATTTCCACACATCGGATGCAGATTTCCTGCAGTAGATTTTCACAAAGTTTTCACACAGTTTTAAATCTGGACCGTTGATCATAGATCAGACGGTTCAGATTGAACTGCAGGATATCTATTTCCACACACATCCACCCTTCCTCCTACCATGATTTATGAAACCCTATAATATTAAACTTCTTTGTTGCTGTGGTTTTTTGCCGCAGATATCGTAAATGTGTGATGCACATTTAAATAGACACTCAAAAAGATTGCATTGAAAACAAACTCAATAAAATTGAGGTCATCTCCTATGGAGAATCTCCATTTAATGGACACAAATAGAAGGGGTGTAATGTAAGGTATTCTCAACTATGCTACTTCAATTTTAATCAAAAGTAATGACGTAGAAATTACATGCACCAAGAGAATGTTAGTAATGAAAAGCCTAATtatcaatattttataatagtaataatcaTCAAGGTTATGTAATTACATCTATCATTGTACAAAATTCTAAGTTGCCACTTTTCTAGATAATTGAGTGATGATGGTTAACCTTTGCTACTTTTTTTCATTAACATTGTCACTCCACTAGTGCATTCAATTTTGACTACATGCAATCACAGTCTATGTTTAATATCATACCGGATATGTCAAATATCATACCGGATATGTCAGAAACATGATGATCCTCCGCGCCgtaatttttcaaaaactacACTCTAAAGTTTAACAAAATTACTATAAATCACCGTAATTCTGACATAGTGATATCAAACGTAGCTTAGTTGACTTCACTTCCACTTTGCATAGAATTTTTCATCACCCCACATCAACATTCTATTCAAAGGAATCCTAACACCTCTTTCCTTCAAATGCAAATGCCTTGGAACAATTCTCTTCTCCAAACTAAACCCAAAATACTGAGGAAACTTCTTCAACTCTTCCAAATCCCTCTCCATCTCTTTCACCAAATACACAAACTTCGGCCACAAGTTATTCTCCAAATCATATCCCAATATGGCCGGCAACCTTGCACACGATCTCTTTGCTTCCTCCTCCGTAAACCCCACCACCTCCTCCATAAACCTCACCCTCACGCGGAGCTTCTCCACGCGCGTGTTCAACAAATGTGCATTCCGGTTCGTTGGTTTGTTCAGGTTATTAACTCCGATTTCCTTGAGGAATTGGAGAGTCGGTTTTAGGAAGTGGTTAGGGTCGCTGAAGAGGAGGTTAGGACAACGGAGGATGAGGCCGCGAGAGTCTTCAACAGTGGCTAGGAGGTCGGTGGTGAGGAAAGTGAAGACAGGGGAGATGTCGGTAGGAGAGACTGCGGTGGTGAAGAGATGCGGAGAGTAGTGGACGAGACGGGGGATGTCGGCGTCGGAGAAGGAGTGAGATTTGAGGAATGTGACGATGGTGAGGATGTGGTTGACGGCGTCAGGGAGTGGGAGTTTGCTGGGTTTGGTGTTGGGGTTGATTATGGTTAACGATTTTAGGTAACGGAGATTTTCACGGTAGTTAGTTCGGAACTTGATGTAACCGTTTCTGTTAGGGTAATGGTTTGGGGTGATAATGTTTGGTGATTGGGGGTGTGAATATGAAGAAATAGTTTGGGGATGGTGAAGAGAATGAATGAAGAAcattttgtttatgtttgagTTTGTGTAAGttaagagagaaaataaatgtgAAAGAAATAATTTGGAGTTTGATCACACTGGATAGATAATTTTGGagcaaattttttatatttatatttattcaattcTATTCTATCCACACAATCATTATCATGATAACCTCATCCTCTCAAACATGTCTTATTTCTCAAATTTCATTGTCAAACTCAAACATTCAAACAAGAGTATGTTGAACAAAATGGTTAAACCCATGTGGTTAATGAGTGAGCTTCAGTTAATGATCAATTGATTGAGAATGTCTTAGTTCAAATATTGAGTGAGCTTCAGTTAATGATCAATTGATTGGGAGTGTTTAGTTCGAATATTAGTTGAAACAtgtttttttctctaaaatttgagttaaaaaaaaagtactatattttgaaaatattgttttgttttgtttctgtaAATACTATGCAGTATAAAAAAAGTAAGAGCGTGCTTTTCTTCATTCTTGGATAAAGTCCAATTTGAATGGTTGACTGCATTCATCAGAATCAGACGCAGGGAGAAGGCTCTGGTGTACATTTCATTACTGTAGATATAGTTGAATTTGAATGACATCgatcattttgaatttgaatttgaccTCTTGTAGTATTATCGATCATTTTCATTATGTTCCAAAACACTACTGCTAGAGCTTTGCAAGTAAGATACAGACACAGAAGCACTATATACTTTGATTCAAGTATGTTATCTTCTCGAAGGAGGGAGTATTTTCACCAAATGTTACATGCCAAGTATTCTTCCAGTCTCTAGAGAAACATCGATATTCACCTCTACTACCACCTTCTgccaaaaaaaatcatattctgGTGGCCAGTGACCACTTCAAATGGAGACATCTTGTTTGTATTTCCAGTATTTCCATCACGAAACGAACCCGAGTAGCTCAGTATAGCTCTTAAAGATATTAAATTAGAACTTCTAAAGTAAGCAATGATGATTTTAAtggaaaattaataaaatgatcaaCTGAATTTAAATGACCTGTTGAATAAAACAGGACTAGATCGTAAAATGGGTGACAATACCTAAGGATACCATgtatttaaataaacaaatatactTTTAGGAAAACAGAGTAGTCAAAATACTAGTATTCATCAACTCAAACGTTCTgtcttttactcaaaacaacgATGCAGTATACTGTATACGAATACCTTCACAAACAAGGTCAGCAGTTGCTACCAACTTTAGTAAACCTGCTTGAATTATAACACTGCAATCTGTATTTGTCCATTAACCGACATCAACAAAATACATACACAAACCACAATCATTACAATCTAATCTTTTCGATAACAAGAAAAGCAAACCTACACATTTCAGAATCCCCTGGCAGTATGTCCGCCGACAAATACATCTTCCAACTGGATTAAACCTTAACTTTACCTCCAGAACCTTGATGATATCATACTCGGGTCTCCTTGGTCTTACTCAAATGTTAGAAGGTTAAATGTTGTAATGGGAAGAATGGAAATACAAGTGGAATCACATCAAGTACAGCAACCTTCAAGCTAAAACTAGTAGACTGACAGATTATGCGTTGATATTTATTGTGTGAGAAGTTTGTATGAGGGTAAATCTTCTAGCTGTGTAAGGTCATCAAGCAGAAGTTCTTTCTCCAGCTGACGCCGTGTAGATTTCATCACTGTCTGTAATAACATTAAGTGATACATATAAGCAAATATAATCACCAGCAATCTTAAGAAACTTCtacactaaaattaaaattgctaATGCATATATTTCTCTTTGGCTACAAAATAAACTCATGACAAAGAATACATACATTAAAATCCATGTATGACGCGCGCATGGAAAGCCATTGATTATCCATCAGCTTGAATGTTATGCAATAGAGAAGATCAAAAGCTGACTCATTTTCTGTCAGACACACATAAATGAATTTAGTTACTTGATACAAAGTTTAACTATAGTGAATACTACCACTATATATAGTAAAAGTTATAATGTTGTAAACACAAGTATAAGGGATTTTTCATGAATCTATTACAAATGATGCAGCACCAATCAAGTGAGGTCAGAATACAGTTggcaaaaaaatatgaaagaggtGGAAGAAACTTTTTGTAACATTTCCCATTTTGTTAAGTTACAACCTCCTTGTTTCCCTTCGCAATTGTagaaaaatacaagaaaaatcAATAATTACAAATACAATATACAAAGGATACCTGCAAGAAATTTTAGGAAAGTTGCTCCCACCAGTGTCCTTGGCTTAACTGTCAAAGCAAACAAATTAGTAACAGATAACATCATAATCAAATTCAATAAATTCATGATATTGAAACAATTACTATAAATTCATGATATATATCACATTAGAAAATATCCTAGGGTTGGCGACAAGACAAATTTTGGATGGATCCATGTTTACATGAAccaaaagagaaaacaaaatttatttaaacacACAGGGACCTGGCAATATTTTTGAGGAAAAAACTAATAACAAGTTCTCTAATATGGAAATTTATTACATAAATGCCTAAAGGTGAGCCTTTTGTCATTTGATTGGAACCAACTTCTATTCTTTTCAAATCAGTAAACAAATGTTCCCGAACACGTATACATCTCCCATTATCCTTTTAGTTTTAGACATGATATATGCTGAGAGGACAATTATAATAAAGGAAGAAACTGATCAACCTGCTTCAAGATCTAGCATTTGAATAAGCATGAACGTTATGTTAACACCAGCAACAGCAAATGGGTACTCCCACACTGAACGATCTCCTTCCTGCTTCCGTAAAAGATCTTGAAAAGATTTCTACAAAATCAAAAGTTTAAGTTTTATAATAAAAAGACATGAATAGAACATTCAAAATAGACTTAAGGTTTGAACAGAAAGTTCTAGAGGGATTCAACCAAAATTATACTAATAAAGGCAACCCAATAAAACAGGGGTCCAACAAAAATGCAAATATGTGTCCAGAACAAACTGAAAGATCATAGCCATGTATCTTAAATATAATTATCCACATTAAATAGACAACAATTCATAACATGCATTGCATTCTATGTTTCAACACCAAAAAACTGAAAATATGCAAGGAAACTACGGATAAGAgtcaaaacaaaaaggatgTGCCTTATTTGGGAATTATCTGCTGAGGAATCTCAGCATTAAGTCATGTTATCATAATTCACAATATGTACCCAGTCTACAATGCTTAGGCAGGCTTGGATTTTCAACATCGAACCAATGGAAGGAATTATGGAGAGGATTTTATTACAAACTTGCGTACTTTATATTTTACACGATGCTTGTGAAGCTGGTGTAATTTCAGAGAGGccattgagaaagaaaaaaaaaaacaagaccaatcaatttcaaaatcatTCTTATTTCTCATTTATAATTCAGCCTAAGATACTAGACTGtttcttaaaaataaagcaACAGAACAAATCAATCTGGCCAAAT
This genomic interval from Trifolium pratense cultivar HEN17-A07 linkage group LG6, ARS_RC_1.1, whole genome shotgun sequence contains the following:
- the LOC123888488 gene encoding transcription termination factor MTEF1, chloroplastic, which translates into the protein MFFIHSLHHPQTISSYSHPQSPNIITPNHYPNRNGYIKFRTNYRENLRYLKSLTIINPNTKPSKLPLPDAVNHILTIVTFLKSHSFSDADIPRLVHYSPHLFTTAVSPTDISPVFTFLTTDLLATVEDSRGLILRCPNLLFSDPNHFLKPTLQFLKEIGVNNLNKPTNRNAHLLNTRVEKLRVRVRFMEEVVGFTEEEAKRSCARLPAILGYDLENNLWPKFVYLVKEMERDLEELKKFPQYFGFSLEKRIVPRHLHLKERGVRIPLNRMLMWGDEKFYAKWK